Proteins from one Dioscorea cayenensis subsp. rotundata cultivar TDr96_F1 unplaced genomic scaffold, TDr96_F1_v2_PseudoChromosome.rev07_lg8_w22 25.fasta BLBR01001508.1, whole genome shotgun sequence genomic window:
- the LOC120256559 gene encoding receptor-like protein EIX1, whose protein sequence is MKITKHMQTTTLHLHLLLILPIGFLCNGEQSKSCMQSERLVLVKFKTGLQDPHHLLSSWEGEDCCTWRGVHCDNETWHVVSLDLQSKAVPASRNGNKLGIASKLEEKIRGGDVLISAPSDRVMITCQGLSLNRLDLSSNNFKGTEIPSFFGSLTGLSYLNLSNAGFIGRVPPQLGNLTSLIYLDLNSFYSMHDLHVDDNLHWLSSLSSLQYLDMSRVNLAKISSDNLFHAVNMLPSLSILILPNCHLHWPQPSSSIRDEEDDLDESEMLWLYYGNVVGYVLGLWALPPQNILVKSVLMMKQING, encoded by the exons ATGAAAATCACGAAGCACATGCAAACCACcactcttcatcttcatcttcttctcataCTTCCTATTGGATTTTTATGCAATGGAGAACAGAGCAAGAGCTGCATGCAGAGTGAAAGATTGGTACTTGTCAAGTTCAAAACAGGGCTTCAAGATCCTCACCACCTTCTATCTTCATGGGAAGGTGAAGACTGTTGTACATGGAGAGGAGTTCATTGTGACAATGAAACTTGGCATGTTGTCAGCTTGGATCTTCA AAGCAAGGCTGTTCCAGCGAGCAGGAATGGCAACAAGCTTGGGATTGCCAGCaagttggaggagaagattCGCGGTGGAGATGTCCTGATCAGCGCGCCAAGCGACAGGGTTATGATCACATGTCAAGGCTTGAG CTTGAATCGCTTGGACTTGAGTTCTAATAATTTCAAGGGAACAGAGATTCCCAGCTTCTTTGGTTCACTCACTGGTTTGAGTTATCTGAATCTCTCTAATGCTGGTTTCATTGGGAGGGTTCCTCCTCAGCTTGGTAATCTCACAAGCTTGATTTATCTTGATCTCAATTCATTCTATTCCATGCATGATTTACATGTTGATGATAACCTTCATTGGCTTTCTTCTCTTTCATCTCTGCAATATCTTGACATGAGTAGAGTTAATCTTGCTAAGATTTCTTCTGATAATTTGTTTCATGCTGTTAACATGCTGCCTAGTCTTTCAATTTTGATTCTTCCAAACTGCCACCTTCACTGGCCACAGCCTTCCTCTTCAATACG tgatgaagaagatgatcttgATGAGTCTGAAATGTTATGGTTATACTATGGCAATGTTGTGGGCTATGTGCTTGGTTTGTGGGCG TTACCACCACAAAATATTCTAGTGAAATCAGTACTGATGATGAAGCAGATCAATGGATAA
- the LOC120256560 gene encoding receptor-like protein EIX2: protein MRKQNTIPSHLHLLMLLLGCLYNGELCMSCSESERLALVKFKAGLQDPHQLLSSWEGDDCCTWAGVHCDNETWHVVSLDLQYHHLYHGLSNGGRLSGEINPSLFSLKHLNHLDLSSNHFKGTEIPSFIGSLTGLSYLNLSNAGFIGRVPPQLGNLTSLIYLDLNSFYSMHDLHVDDNFQWLSFLSSLQYLDMSGVNLAKISSDNLFHAVNMLPALSVLILPNCHLHCNNQINSTFPLWLTNSSRLVYLDLWFNHFHGVIPEAIGQMKSLEVIQLGFNHFAGPLPTSIRDLCNLHTLDFSFNNLSEDTSTLSRIFSGCAGDTIETLNLRNSKLKGELSGWLGMLKAIITLDLSKNSLYGPIPISIGNLSNLRTLYLTSNRFNGSLPESFGQLSELKILDIAYNSISGVISQQHFANLSSLDTLSMSYNPLVVNISRDWVPPFHLLEIALVSCQLGPEFPAWLRTQKDYSVLDLSNTGITGSLPDWFWDLPHSIALLDLSNNQITGTIPKSLKFFSLCLINLRSNKFEGPLPPLPSNALYVDLSDNSFSGDLLPILGENIPTLGHLYLSNNLLNGTLSASICNFQLMQVIDISNNFISGELPGCWQNLFFLVALNLANNKIYGEIPVSLGSLKLIEVLHLGNNNLSGEIPLPLRNCKILVTLDLGGNKLSGNIPAWIGESMPLLRILRLRANMLQGDIPGELSNLASLQILDLANNNLSGVIPQSFGNLSAMQLTDEARQSILDGFHGLVITSIGNYSISGYTDSLSVITKGMELEYSKTLEFVTSMDLSSNQLSGEIPQQLGNLNGIQNLNLSGNHLIGVIPDSIGDLVSLESFDLSRNELSGEIPPSISFLTSLSHLNLSYNNLWGRIPTGNQLQTLDDPSIYIGNRDLCGPPLTVKCGHNETLAFAVEGDDSDENATLWLLFGGAVGYALGLWAVCICLFIKEAWRNSYFDVVDYMHKKLLAFTATSIYNSAGVKDEIDG, encoded by the exons ATGAGGAAACAGAACACCATTCCGTCTCATCTGCATCTTCTTATGCTTCTTCTTGGATGTTTGTACAATGGAGAACTCTGCATGAGCTGCAGTGAGAGTGAGAGATTGGCACTTGTCAAGTTCAAAGCAGGGCTTCAAGATCCTCACCAACTTCTATCTTCATGGGAAGGTGATGACTGCTGTACATGGGCAGGAGTTCATTGTGACAATGAAACTTGGCATGTTGTCAGCTTGGATCTTCAGTATCACCATCTTTATCATGGCCTTAGCAATGGTGGAAGACTCAGTGGTGAGATTAatccttctttgttttctttgaagcATTTGAATCACTTGGACTTGAGTTCTAATCATTTCAAGGGAACAGAGATTCCCAGTTTCATTGGTTCACTCACTGGTTTGAGTTATCTGAATCTCTCTAATGCTGGTTTCATTGGGAGGGTTCCTCCTCAGCTCGGTAATCTCACAAGCTTGATTTATCTTGATCTCAATTCATTCTATTCTATGCATGATTTGCATGTTGATGATAATTTTCAATGgctttctttcctttcttctctgcAATATCTTGACATGAGTGGAGTTAATCTTGCTAAGATTTCTTCTGATAATTTGTTTCATGCTGTTAACATGCTGCCTGCTCTTTCTGTTTTGATTCTTCCAAACTGCCACCTTCACTG CAACAATCAAATCAACTCCACTTTCCCTCTCTGGCTAACTAATTCCAGCAGACTTGTTTATCTTGATCTCTGGTTCAATCACTTCCATGGGGTGATACCTGAAGCCATTGGTCAAATGAAATCTCTGGAGGTCATTCAGCTTGGATTCAATCACTTTGCCGGCCCGCTACCAACAAGCATCAGAGACCTCTGCAACTTGCACACTTTAGATTTCTCATTCAATAATCTCAGTGAAGATACGAGCACACTGTCAAGAATTTTCTCTGGATGTGCTGGTGATACTATTGAGACATTAAACTTGAGAAACAGTAAATTGAAAGGGGAGTTGTCAGGCTGGTTGGGAATGCTCAAGGCTATAATCACTCTTGATCTTAGTAAGAACTCGCTTTACGGACCGATTCCTATTTCTATTGGAAACTTATCAAATTTAAGAACCTTGTATCTCACCTCGAATAGATTCAACGGAAGTCTTCCAGAGAGCTTTGGACAACTCTCAGAGCTGAAAATTCTTGATATTGCTTACAATTCAATTAGTGGTGTTATATCCCAACAACACTTCGCCAATCTCTCAAGTCTGGATACTCTGAGCATGAGTTACAATCCATTAGTAGTGAACATCAGCAGAGACTGGGTACCTCCTTTCCATCTTCTAGAAATTGCTCTTGTATCGTGTCAACTGGGACCAGAATTTCCAGCATGGCTCAGAACTCAGAAAGATTATTCAGTGCTTGATTTGTCCAATACTGGAATCACAGGTTCATTGCCTGACTGGTTCTGGGACTTGCCGCATAGCATTGCACTTCTTGATCTCTCAAATAATCAGATAACTGGAACTATACCCAAGTCTCTCAAGTTCTTCAGTTTATGTCTCATTAATCTGAGGTCAAATAAATTTGAAGGCCCATTGCCTCCTCTGCCATCTAATGCATTATATGTTGATCTTTCAGATAATTCATTTTCAGGTGATCTTCTTCCCATTCTTGGTGAAAATATACCAACATTGGGACATTTGTATCTTTCAAATAATCTCTTAAATGGTACGCTTTCTGCATCAATATGCAACTTCCAGCTGATGCAAGTCATTGATATCTCCAACAATTTTATCTCTGGTGAGCTTCCTGGATGTTGGCAAAATCTGTTCTTCTTGGTGGCTCTAAATCTGGCAAACAACAAGATATATGGAGAAATTCCAGTTTCTCTTGGTTCTCTGAAATTGATTGAAGTTCTTCACTTGGGGAACAACAATCTCTCTGGAGAAATCCCATTGCCTCTGAGAAACTGCAAGATACTTGTGACCCTTGATCTTGGTGGCAACAAGTTATCAGGAAATATACCAGCGTGGATCGGAGAAAGTATGCCATTGCTAAGGATACTCCGTTTACGAGCTAACATGTTGCAGGGTGACATCCCTGGAGAATTATCCAATCTAGCATCATTGCAAATCTTAGACCTTGCTAATAATAACTTATCGGGAGTTATACCTCAGTCTTTCGGCAACCTTTCTGCGATGCAACTCACGGATGAAGCAAGACAGAGTATTCTGGACGGATTTCATGGCCTAGTCATCACAAGCATAGGGAATTATAGCATTTCCGGTTATACCGACAGCTTGTCAGTTATCACAAAAGGAATGGAACTTGAATACAGTAAAACACTTGAGTTTGTGACAAGCATGGACCTTTCAAGCAATCAGCTTTCGGGTGAAATACCACAGCAATTAGGAAATCTTAATGGGATACAAAATCTGAACTTGTCCGGAAATCATTTGATAGGTGTGATTCCAGATTCAATAGGTGACTTAGTGTCATTGGAGTCATTTGATTTATCAAGAAATGAACTTTCAGGAGAGATTCCTCCGAGCATATCTTTTCTTACTTCGTTGAGTCATCTGAACCTTTCGTACAACAACTTGTGGGGTAGAATTCCAACAGGTAACCAGCTGCAAACTCTTGATGATCCATCGATATACATTGGCAATCGTGACCTCTGCGGCCCTCCTTTGACAGTAAAATGTGGTCATAATGAAACACTTGCCTTCGCTGTTGAAGGAGATGATTCTGATGAGAATGCGACATTATGGTTATTGTTTGGTGGTGCCGTGGGATATGCATTGGGTTTGTGGGCagtatgtatttgtttgttCATCAAAGAGGCATGGAGGAATTCATATTTTGATGTAGTTGATTATATGCATAAGAAGCTTCTTGCATTCACTGCAACAAGTATTTATAATTCAGCAGGCGTCAAGGATGAAATAGATGGATGA
- the LOC120256561 gene encoding uncharacterized protein LOC120256561 yields the protein MHGRLRFLLLLQDHSGTVIGAGRRLNGVYVLDTLHLSSSARLLHQCHATVLSHYMWHHRLGHLCSSRMSTLVRLGVLGAVSPSSDVVCIGCKLGKQLQRPYPLSVSQTTAPFELIHSDVWGPAPFVSK from the exons ATGCACGGTCGGCTCAGGTTCCTCCTTCTACTCCAG gatcacAGTGGGACGGTAATTGGAGCTGGCCGCCGCCTTAATGGAGTCTATGTGTTGGATACCCTTCACTTGTCATCTTCAGCTAGGCTACTTCATCAGTGTCATGCTACAGTTTTATCTCATTAtatgtggcatcatcgtcttggtcatTTGTGTTCTTCTCGTATGTCTACTCTTGTTCGTCTTGGAGTCTTAGGAGCTGTCTCTCCTTCCTCTGATGTTGTCTGTATTGGCTGTAAGCTTGGTAAACAACTACAACGCCCTTATCCTTTGAGTGTATCTCAGACTACTGctccttttgaacttattcattctgatgtttggggtcccgctCCCTTTGTTTCTAAATGA